One segment of Pleomorphomonas sp. PLEO DNA contains the following:
- the dxs gene encoding 1-deoxy-D-xylulose-5-phosphate synthase, with amino-acid sequence MPRPATPLLDKISSPDDLKVLSVAELEQLASEVRAEMIDAVSATGGHLGAGLGVVELTVALHAVFDTPRDRLIWDVGHQAYPHKILTGRRADIRTLRQGGGLSGFTKRAESVYDPFGAGHSSTSISAGLGMAVARDLKGGDNQVIAVIGDGAMSAGMAYEAMNNAGAMDSRLVVILNDNDMSIAPPTGAMSAYLARLVSGPTYLTLREAMKQLAFNLPKGLRQKAQRAEEYARGFLTGGTLFEELGFYYVGPIDGHNLSHLLPVLRNVRNAKDGPVLLHVVTKKGKGYPPAEAAADKYHGVSRFDVVTGAQVKPKANAPSYTQVFGETLVDEGRRDERIVGITAAMPAGTGLDLFAEAFPHRMFDVGIAEQHAVTFAAGMATEGLKPFCAIYSTFLQRAYDQVVHDVALQNLPVRLPIDRAGFVGADGSTHAGAFDTAFLACLPNMVVMAPGDEAELRHMVATAVAYDDGPIAFRYPRGEGVGVELPACGQLLEIGRGRIVVEGGKVAILSFGTRLAEALKAAEELAAFGLPTTVADARFAKPLDRALIRQLAAHHELLITVEEGSTGGFGSQVAQALIDDGRFDRGFRFRALTLPDAFVDHEKPERMYAAAGLDAHGIVQAALTALGQNRVEFAGVIGK; translated from the coding sequence TTGCCGCGTCCCGCCACCCCGCTCCTCGACAAGATATCGTCGCCGGATGATCTCAAGGTACTATCGGTTGCCGAGCTTGAGCAGCTCGCATCCGAGGTGCGCGCTGAGATGATCGACGCAGTGTCGGCAACCGGCGGCCATCTCGGCGCCGGGCTGGGCGTCGTCGAGCTGACGGTAGCGCTGCACGCCGTGTTCGACACGCCGCGCGATCGGCTGATCTGGGACGTCGGTCATCAGGCTTATCCGCATAAAATTCTGACCGGTCGACGTGCGGACATCCGCACTTTGCGCCAGGGCGGCGGCCTCTCCGGGTTCACCAAGCGCGCCGAGAGCGTTTACGATCCGTTTGGCGCCGGCCATTCGTCGACGTCGATCTCGGCCGGCCTTGGCATGGCAGTGGCGCGCGACTTGAAGGGCGGCGACAATCAGGTCATCGCCGTCATCGGCGATGGCGCCATGTCGGCCGGCATGGCCTACGAGGCGATGAACAACGCTGGTGCGATGGACAGCCGTCTCGTGGTTATCTTGAACGACAACGACATGTCGATCGCTCCGCCGACTGGCGCCATGAGCGCCTATCTGGCGCGCCTCGTTTCCGGCCCCACCTATCTCACGTTGCGCGAGGCGATGAAGCAGCTTGCCTTTAACCTGCCGAAAGGCCTCCGGCAGAAGGCGCAGCGGGCCGAGGAATACGCACGTGGCTTCCTAACCGGCGGCACACTGTTCGAGGAACTGGGCTTCTATTATGTCGGCCCCATCGACGGGCACAATCTGTCTCATCTGCTGCCAGTGCTGCGCAATGTCCGTAACGCCAAGGACGGGCCGGTGCTGCTGCACGTCGTCACCAAGAAGGGCAAGGGCTACCCGCCAGCCGAGGCAGCCGCCGATAAATATCACGGTGTGAGCCGGTTCGACGTGGTGACCGGCGCTCAAGTGAAGCCCAAGGCCAATGCGCCGAGTTATACGCAGGTGTTTGGCGAGACGCTGGTCGACGAGGGACGGCGTGACGAGCGCATCGTCGGCATTACCGCCGCCATGCCGGCCGGCACCGGGCTCGACCTGTTTGCCGAGGCCTTCCCCCATCGCATGTTCGATGTCGGCATCGCCGAACAGCATGCGGTGACCTTCGCGGCGGGCATGGCAACCGAAGGCCTGAAGCCTTTCTGCGCCATCTATTCCACCTTCCTGCAACGTGCCTACGATCAGGTCGTACACGACGTGGCCTTGCAGAACCTGCCTGTTCGCCTGCCGATCGACCGGGCCGGCTTCGTTGGCGCCGACGGCTCGACGCATGCTGGCGCCTTTGACACTGCTTTTCTCGCCTGCCTGCCCAACATGGTGGTGATGGCGCCCGGCGATGAGGCGGAGCTCCGGCACATGGTGGCGACGGCGGTCGCCTATGACGATGGTCCGATCGCTTTCCGTTATCCGCGCGGCGAGGGCGTCGGCGTCGAGCTGCCGGCCTGTGGCCAGCTGCTTGAGATCGGCCGTGGGCGTATCGTCGTCGAGGGCGGTAAGGTAGCCATCCTTTCGTTCGGCACCCGTCTCGCCGAGGCGCTGAAAGCGGCCGAGGAGCTTGCCGCTTTCGGCCTGCCTACCACGGTGGCCGATGCGCGCTTTGCCAAACCGCTCGACCGTGCGCTGATCCGTCAGCTGGCGGCCCACCACGAACTGCTGATCACCGTCGAGGAAGGTTCAACCGGCGGCTTTGGCAGCCAGGTGGCCCAGGCGCTGATCGATGACGGCCGCTTCGATCGTGGCTTCCGGTTCCGGGCGCTGACGCTGCCCGATGCTTTCGTCGATCACGAGAAGCCGGAGCGCATGTATGCCGCCGCCGGTCTCGACGCCCACGGTATCGTTCAAGCGGCGCTCACCGCGCTCGGGCAGAATCGGGTCGAATTCGCGGGCGTGATCGGCAAATAA
- a CDS encoding exodeoxyribonuclease VII small subunit, producing MTTATDVSALSFEQALKELEGIVARLEQGSVPLEESISIYERGDAIRKHCDGLLKAAEAKVEKIRIAGDGSAAGVEPLDRE from the coding sequence ATGACTACCGCTACCGACGTCAGTGCTCTTAGCTTCGAGCAGGCTCTGAAAGAACTTGAGGGCATCGTCGCCCGGCTCGAACAGGGTTCGGTGCCGCTCGAGGAGAGCATTTCCATCTATGAGCGTGGCGACGCGATACGCAAACACTGCGACGGTTTGCTGAAGGCCGCCGAGGCGAAGGTGGAGAAGATCCGCATTGCCGGGGATGGCTCGGCCGCTGGCGTCGAGCCGCTCGACCGCGAATGA
- the pdxH gene encoding pyridoxamine 5'-phosphate oxidase: MSSSEPDFTEASEPYQLFVSWMKEAEKSEPSDPNAMALATVDEDGLPDARMVLLKGFDERGFVFYTNFGSAKGEQILKSGKASLLFHWKSLRRQVRVRGIVSEVSKEEADAYFQSRDRGSRIGAWASKQSRPLESRFALEKAVAEWGLKFGVGMVPRPDYWSGLRVSPTAIEFWRDGLFRLHDRVRFLPDGNGGWTRTRLYP; the protein is encoded by the coding sequence ATGTCCAGTTCCGAGCCCGATTTCACCGAAGCCTCAGAGCCCTACCAGTTGTTCGTCAGCTGGATGAAGGAGGCTGAGAAGAGCGAGCCGAGCGATCCCAACGCCATGGCGCTTGCCACCGTCGACGAGGACGGGCTGCCGGATGCGCGCATGGTGCTGCTCAAGGGCTTCGACGAGCGTGGCTTTGTCTTCTACACCAACTTCGGCTCAGCCAAGGGCGAGCAGATCCTGAAGAGCGGCAAGGCGTCTCTTCTGTTTCACTGGAAAAGCCTCAGGCGGCAGGTGCGCGTGCGCGGCATCGTCTCGGAAGTTTCGAAGGAAGAGGCGGACGCCTATTTCCAAAGTCGCGATCGCGGTAGCCGGATCGGAGCCTGGGCCTCCAAGCAGTCACGCCCACTCGAAAGCCGCTTCGCTCTCGAAAAGGCGGTGGCCGAATGGGGTCTCAAGTTCGGTGTCGGTATGGTGCCGCGGCCAGATTATTGGTCGGGCCTGCGCGTATCGCCGACCGCCATCGAATTCTGGCGCGACGGGCTGTTCCGCCTGCACGATCGTGTCCGCTTCCTGCCCGACGGCAATGGCGGCTGGACGCGGACTCGCCTCTATCCCTGA
- a CDS encoding DnaJ C-terminal domain-containing protein translates to MRDPYEILGVPKSADETTIKKAYRKLAKQHHPDTNKNDPRSKERFSELNSAYEIVGDKDKRRQFDAGEIDADGKPRFTGFEGFGGAGGQGGMHGGFRQAGGRATDDILHDIFGETFANFANGGARGNTRGSRRGGAGFSGFEGFSAGGAGPAAGGAPSTKGADTMVTARVRLEDIVGSGKVRVTLPNGKSLDAKIPAGFEPGQQLRLKGQGGEGTPPGDAIAILVYEPHALFRPDGYNLRLDLPVSLDEAVLGGKVRVPTLEGAVDMTIPAGVTGSKAFRLRGKGLPDKKGVRGDIFVTPRIVLPDGADAGLEKLMERWREVRPYDVRGPEFSA, encoded by the coding sequence ATGCGTGATCCGTATGAGATCTTGGGCGTGCCTAAGAGCGCGGACGAAACGACGATCAAGAAGGCGTATCGCAAGCTTGCCAAGCAGCATCACCCCGATACCAACAAGAACGACCCGCGTTCCAAGGAACGCTTTTCCGAACTCAATTCGGCCTATGAAATCGTCGGCGACAAGGACAAGCGCCGCCAGTTCGACGCCGGCGAAATCGACGCCGACGGCAAGCCGCGCTTTACCGGCTTCGAAGGGTTCGGAGGCGCCGGCGGTCAGGGCGGCATGCACGGCGGCTTCCGCCAAGCCGGCGGTCGGGCAACGGACGACATCTTGCACGATATCTTCGGCGAAACCTTTGCCAATTTCGCCAACGGCGGTGCCCGTGGCAATACACGAGGGAGTCGGCGTGGCGGGGCCGGATTTTCCGGCTTCGAAGGCTTCTCGGCAGGCGGCGCAGGCCCCGCGGCGGGCGGTGCCCCATCAACCAAGGGCGCCGACACCATGGTGACGGCGCGCGTGCGCCTTGAGGACATCGTCGGCTCGGGCAAGGTGCGCGTCACGCTACCGAACGGCAAGTCGCTCGACGCCAAGATCCCCGCAGGCTTCGAGCCGGGTCAGCAACTCCGTCTCAAGGGTCAGGGCGGCGAAGGAACGCCGCCGGGCGATGCCATTGCCATCCTGGTCTACGAGCCACACGCCCTGTTCCGGCCAGACGGCTACAACTTGCGCCTCGATCTGCCTGTCAGCCTCGACGAGGCGGTGCTGGGTGGCAAGGTGCGCGTCCCGACGCTTGAAGGCGCCGTCGACATGACTATTCCGGCCGGGGTTACCGGGTCGAAGGCTTTCCGCCTGCGTGGCAAGGGGTTACCGGACAAGAAGGGCGTTCGGGGCGATATCTTCGTCACCCCGCGAATCGTACTGCCGGACGGTGCCGATGCTGGTCTCGAAA